One window of the Manihot esculenta cultivar AM560-2 chromosome 14, M.esculenta_v8, whole genome shotgun sequence genome contains the following:
- the LOC122721688 gene encoding probable xyloglucan endotransglucosylase/hydrolase protein 23 has product MVSSASNFYNDFDITWGDGRAKILNNGQLLTLSLDQASGSGFQSRNEYLFAKIDMQLKVVPGNSAGTVTAYYLKSNGSTWDEIDFDFLGNLSGDPYILHTNVFSQGKGNREQQFYLWFDPTADFHTYTILWNPQRIIFSVDGTPIREFKNLESMGVPYPKNQPMRIYSSLWNADDWATRGGLVKTDWSKAPFTASYRNFNANACAWSNGVSSCGTSNSMTNSWLSEELDSTSQERLQWVRKNYMIYNYCTDANRFPQGFPPECNLS; this is encoded by the exons ATGGTTTCTTCTGCCAGCAACTTTTATAATGATTTTGATATTACATGGGGAGACGGCCGAGCTAAGATTCTCAACAATGGACAACTTCTCACTCTCTCCCTTGATCAAGCTTCTGGCTCTGGATTTCAGTCCAGGAATGAATATCTCTTTGCAAAGATTGATATGCAGCTCAAGGTTGTCCCTGGCAACTCTGCTGGCACTGTCACCGCCTATTAT TTAAAATCAAATGGGTCCACTTGGGATGAGATTGATTTTGATTTCTTGGGAAATTTGAGCGGGGATCCTTACATCCTCCACACTAATGTGTTTAGCCAAGGCAAAGGTAACAGAGAGCAGCAATTCTATCTGTGGTTTGACCCAACTGCTGATTTCCACACGTATACCATTCTATGGAATCCCCAGAGGATCATCTTCTCTGTAGATGGCACCCCAATTAGAGAGTTCAAGAACTTGGAATCAATGGGTGTTCCATATCCAAAGAATCAGCCAATGAGAATTTACTCTAGTCTATGGAATGCTGATGACTGGGCAACAAGAGGTGGTCTAGTGAAGACAGATTGGAGTAAAGCTCCATTCACTGCTTCCTATAGAAACTTCAATGCAAATGCATGTGCTTGGTCTAATGGGGTATCTTCCTGTGGGACTTCAAACTCCATGACAAATTCATGGCTGTCAGAAGAGCTTGATTCAACAAGTCAAGAGAGGCTGCAATGGGTGAGGAAAAACTACATGATATACAACTATTGCACAGATGCCAACAGATTTCCCCAAGGCTTCCCTCCTGAATGCAACTTATCTTAG